From the genome of Pyrobaculum sp. 3827-6, one region includes:
- a CDS encoding DUF4493 domain-containing protein produces the protein MKQAVYIILLASMALAALIEVRNDLGYPIPNATVCAAGRCVATNATGVAEVPAGSQVEIYLGNLLVWKTYATGHDVATVKYIDTLDIGPLPASGVLVVKMAKLANGTYTDLEIPFTNNTLALSIPVGNINYQLEIYITKVEKYILEKPLHVKTTIWQPQVDLVKLGLVKTCIFRARPPVTEVAIYSGRTPVVAGAGEVVTYMLPMVNYTGAAATEVRTPTGEPYRYVFNPWSLCNSTLVVNATRLVIRAVDSFGAVRTDWAVVVAGQVYKGQAELWVLPGVPYTVTVDAGFAKKTFTVAASHLSEALIVTVENAYLVITYLQPARRVYIIGNYTTSATMPRRVELPPGTYTVVADMGDRNLTYTVTLAPGQTAQLVIGQPPAAGVVTQTPASGGGGPALYAFLAVAAVMAAAALYIVVKGTPRRRRLAHGRSRS, from the coding sequence GTGAAACAGGCAGTATACATAATACTCCTCGCATCCATGGCGCTGGCCGCCCTCATAGAGGTTAGAAACGACCTTGGCTACCCCATCCCCAACGCCACCGTCTGCGCCGCGGGGCGTTGCGTCGCCACGAACGCCACGGGGGTGGCGGAGGTGCCTGCGGGTAGCCAGGTGGAGATATACCTCGGCAACTTGCTGGTCTGGAAGACCTACGCCACGGGACACGACGTCGCCACCGTGAAGTACATCGACACGCTAGACATAGGGCCGTTGCCGGCGAGCGGGGTCCTCGTCGTGAAGATGGCTAAGCTGGCAAACGGCACCTACACAGATCTCGAAATACCATTCACAAACAACACGCTGGCGCTGTCGATACCTGTGGGGAATATAAACTACCAGTTGGAGATATACATAACAAAAGTGGAGAAATATATACTGGAGAAGCCACTACATGTAAAAACCACAATATGGCAACCCCAGGTCGACCTTGTTAAACTCGGGCTGGTAAAGACATGTATCTTCAGGGCAAGGCCTCCCGTCACCGAGGTGGCGATATACAGCGGGCGGACTCCGGTAGTCGCCGGCGCGGGGGAGGTCGTTACATACATGCTCCCAATGGTCAACTACACTGGGGCCGCCGCGACCGAGGTGCGCACCCCCACTGGCGAGCCGTATAGATACGTCTTCAACCCGTGGAGCCTCTGCAACAGCACCCTCGTGGTAAACGCCACTAGGTTAGTAATCCGGGCGGTGGACTCCTTTGGAGCTGTTAGAACCGACTGGGCTGTGGTGGTCGCGGGGCAGGTATACAAAGGCCAAGCCGAGCTGTGGGTGCTACCCGGCGTCCCGTACACCGTCACGGTGGACGCCGGCTTCGCGAAGAAGACCTTTACAGTGGCCGCGAGCCACCTCTCAGAGGCGCTGATCGTCACGGTGGAAAATGCGTATCTAGTCATAACATATCTACAGCCAGCTAGGAGGGTGTACATTATAGGCAACTACACCACCAGCGCAACCATGCCGAGACGCGTCGAGCTACCCCCCGGCACCTACACAGTGGTGGCGGACATGGGAGATAGAAATCTGACGTACACAGTCACGCTGGCCCCCGGACAGACCGCTCAGCTCGTCATAGGCCAGCCCCCCGCCGCCGGCGTCGTGACGCAGACTCCGGCTTCGGGTGGTGGGGGGCCCGCCCTCTACGCCTTCCTTGCTGTGGCGGCGGTCATGGCCGCGGCGGCGCTCTACATAGTGGTCAAAGGGACTCCCCGCCGTCGACGATTAGCACATGGCCGGTCACGTAGCTAG
- a CDS encoding SDR family NAD(P)-dependent oxidoreductase has product MRLVVTGASGGIGAALVRIAKSRGDFTVGISRRPSEADVHHNCDVLDLHCLRKAAAEAGRVDGLALLHGHGDPGLWVKPISELDGDDFLDVFRVDVVGSFNVVKAFLPALSRDASVVLVSSTPGLVGDSYGIPYAAAKRALAALARSLAKAPAPVRVNAVAFGPIATRWTTWTSEEELEGFRGRTLLKRLGSPEEAAEAVYWLLSPASSYVTGHVLIVDGGESL; this is encoded by the coding sequence ATGAGGCTAGTCGTCACGGGGGCCAGCGGCGGCATAGGGGCGGCGCTGGTACGTATCGCCAAGTCCAGGGGGGACTTCACCGTCGGCATCTCGAGGCGGCCCTCCGAGGCAGACGTCCACCACAACTGCGACGTCCTCGACCTGCACTGCCTCAGAAAGGCGGCGGCTGAGGCGGGGCGGGTGGACGGCTTAGCTCTGCTCCACGGCCACGGAGACCCGGGGCTGTGGGTCAAGCCGATTTCCGAGCTAGACGGAGACGACTTCCTCGACGTCTTCAGAGTCGACGTGGTGGGCTCGTTTAACGTGGTGAAGGCCTTTCTCCCGGCCTTGTCGAGAGACGCCTCCGTGGTGCTTGTCTCCTCTACGCCGGGCCTCGTCGGCGACAGCTACGGCATCCCCTACGCCGCGGCTAAGAGAGCCCTGGCGGCGCTGGCTAGGAGCTTGGCTAAGGCGCCGGCCCCGGTGAGGGTAAACGCCGTGGCCTTCGGCCCAATCGCCACTAGGTGGACCACGTGGACTAGCGAGGAGGAGCTGGAGGGGTTTAGGGGGAGGACTTTGTTGAAGAGGCTGGGGTCCCCCGAGGAGGCGGCTGAGGCTGTGTACTGGCTCCTCTCACCTGCCTCTAGCTACGTGACCGGCCATGTGCTAATCGTCGACGGCGGGGAGTCCCTTTGA
- the folE gene encoding GTP cyclohydrolase I, producing MITEKRAKARPEKGVEDLLLHLGEDLSRPGVANTPRRFVKAMEELTRGLREPPPEVVFFPLEYEAQVGPVVIENISAVSVCEHHLLPILLRVSVAYIPGDGVPGLSKVIKLVKWAAARPIMQERFTEWLADLLMERLRARAVKVRVCGVHMCSFIRGARDEHHNMVTEARRGDIDVRLSCRRPLSCR from the coding sequence GTGATTACCGAGAAGAGGGCCAAGGCGAGGCCTGAGAAGGGCGTCGAGGACCTCCTTCTCCACCTCGGCGAGGACCTCTCCCGGCCGGGGGTGGCTAATACGCCTAGGCGCTTTGTGAAGGCTATGGAGGAGCTGACGCGGGGGCTTAGGGAGCCTCCCCCCGAGGTGGTCTTCTTCCCACTGGAATACGAGGCGCAGGTGGGGCCTGTGGTTATTGAGAATATAAGCGCCGTGTCTGTCTGCGAGCACCACCTACTCCCCATCCTCCTCCGGGTGTCAGTGGCGTACATCCCGGGGGACGGGGTGCCGGGGCTGAGCAAGGTTATTAAGCTTGTTAAGTGGGCCGCGGCGAGGCCAATTATGCAGGAGCGCTTCACCGAGTGGCTGGCTGATCTCTTAATGGAGAGGCTGAGGGCGCGGGCCGTCAAAGTTAGGGTGTGTGGAGTGCATATGTGCTCCTTCATCCGGGGTGCGAGGGACGAACACCACAACATGGTGACCGAGGCGAGGCGTGGCGACATCGACGTGAGGCTGAGCTGCCGCAGGCCCCTGTCCTGTAGATGA